A single genomic interval of Cucumis sativus cultivar 9930 chromosome 5, Cucumber_9930_V3, whole genome shotgun sequence harbors:
- the LOC101217376 gene encoding RNA-binding protein pno1: MQSTEVPVSMEVETVSSKTVTEIGTLPPKPQFDPLKPHEMNDGRVQFRKVSVPPHRYSPLKKAWMEIYTPIYDQMKIDIRMNLKARKVELKTRADTPDVSNLQKCADFVHAFMLGFDVIDAIALLRVDELYVESFEIKDVKTLRGEHLSRAIGRLSGKAGKTKFAIENATKTRIVIADTKIHILGSFANIKIARDSLCSLILGSPAGKVYSKLRAVTARLAERF; the protein is encoded by the coding sequence atgcaGTCTACTGAAGTTCCCGTTTCCATGGAAGTGGAAACAGTTTCAAGCAAAACAGTAACTGAAATTGGGACCTTGCCGCCAAAACCGCAGTTTGATCCTCTAAAGCCTCATGAGATGAACGATGGCCGAGTTCAGTTCCGAAAGGTATCTGTTCCTCCACATCGATATTCTCCTCTCAAGAAAGCATGGATGGAAATCTACACCCCAATATATGATCAGATGAAAATTGACATCCGTATGAACCTCAAGGCTCGTAAAGTTGAACTGAAAACAAGAGCAGACACACCCGACGTTAGTAACTTGCAAAAGTGTGCAGATTTTGTTCATGCTTTCATGCTTGGTTTTGATGTAATCGATGCCATTGCACTCTTACGAGTGGATGAGCTCTATGTAGAATCTTTTGAGATCAAAGATGTTAAGACGCTTCGAGGTGAGCACTTGTCCCGTGCCATTGGCAGATTGTCTGGTAAAGCTGGTAAAACAAAGTTTGCCATTGAAAACGCTACAAAGACAAGGATAGTTATTGCAGACACCAAGATTCACATATTAGGATCCTTTGCCAACATAAAAATTGCTAGAGATTCTCTTTGCAGCCTCATTTTAGGTTCTCCGGCTGGAaaagtttattcaaaacttAGAGCAGTTACAGCCAGATTGGCAGAAAGGTTTTGa
- the LOC101214650 gene encoding F-box protein At5g52880 isoform X1, with amino-acid sequence MSNPLERYHKLCLMDFLAKSYSYPLACKELSFLIRGAFIKLPKNLQSLIYEHIITAFHLLPEMQTSSAASAARLLARAVEAALPKQKRNSVIVEFKKAMVVHKRRTKAHQEEKGSCQLPQDVLLHIFRFIDVQSLVSAGLVCRSWNVAAEDEYLWQLQYTTFFVCSDDNSKSINDKDSEDGFASSSTPRVDWKEEFKKAYVGNSLGRNTYGRGYCKHCDTIVSFSTLRCPNDHGRNKNTQIKPLSINQVVEYVLNGASELIYSSDSETDSDEDVISEFWALPKYLGSSGAN; translated from the exons ATGTCAAATCCATTAGAGAGATACCACAAACTTTGCCTGATGGATTTTCTGGCGAAGAGTTACAGCTACCCATTAGCTTGTAAGGAGCTAAGCTTCTTAATCAGAGGTGCTTTCATTAAACTTCCCAAGAATCTCCAATCTCTCATTTACGAACATATTATCACCGCCTTTCATCTCCTTCCAGA AATGCAGACGAGCTCTGCTGCTTCTGCTGCACGTCTCCTTGCTCGGGCTGTTGAAGCTGCTTTGCCTAAGCAAAAGAGAAATTCAGTGATTGTAGAATTTAAGAAAGCAATGGTTGTTCATAAGAGGCGTACTAAAGCACATCAGGAAGAAAAAG GTTCTTGTCAACTCCCTCAAGATGTTCTTCTCCACATCTTCCGCTTTATAGATGTTCAATCTTTAGTTTCAGCTGGGCTAGTATGCCG GTCGTGGAATGTAGCAGCAGAGGATGAATATCTGTGGCAGTTGCAGTAtacaacattttttgtttgttctgaTGACAATAGTAAATCCATTAATGATAAAGACAGTGAGGATGGCTTTGCTAGCAGTAGCACACCTCGTGTTGATTGGAAAGAGGAATTCAAGAAAGCATATGTAG GTAATTCTTTGGGGAGAAACACATATGGAAGGGGATACTGCAAACACTGTGACACAATAGTTTCCTTTAGTACCTTGAGATGTCCGAATGATCATGGTagaaataaaaacacacaaaTCAAGCCTCTGTCAATCAACCAG GTTGTTGAATATGTGTTAAATGGAGCGTCAGAATTGATTTATTCTTCAGATAGTGAAACTGATTCAGATGAAGATGTGATTTCTGAGTTTTGGGCTCTTCCAAAGTACTTAGGCAGCAGTGGAGCGAACTGA
- the LOC101214650 gene encoding F-box protein At5g52880 isoform X2, whose product MQTSSAASAARLLARAVEAALPKQKRNSVIVEFKKAMVVHKRRTKAHQEEKGSCQLPQDVLLHIFRFIDVQSLVSAGLVCRSWNVAAEDEYLWQLQYTTFFVCSDDNSKSINDKDSEDGFASSSTPRVDWKEEFKKAYVGNSLGRNTYGRGYCKHCDTIVSFSTLRCPNDHGRNKNTQIKPLSINQVVEYVLNGASELIYSSDSETDSDEDVISEFWALPKYLGSSGAN is encoded by the exons ATGCAGACGAGCTCTGCTGCTTCTGCTGCACGTCTCCTTGCTCGGGCTGTTGAAGCTGCTTTGCCTAAGCAAAAGAGAAATTCAGTGATTGTAGAATTTAAGAAAGCAATGGTTGTTCATAAGAGGCGTACTAAAGCACATCAGGAAGAAAAAG GTTCTTGTCAACTCCCTCAAGATGTTCTTCTCCACATCTTCCGCTTTATAGATGTTCAATCTTTAGTTTCAGCTGGGCTAGTATGCCG GTCGTGGAATGTAGCAGCAGAGGATGAATATCTGTGGCAGTTGCAGTAtacaacattttttgtttgttctgaTGACAATAGTAAATCCATTAATGATAAAGACAGTGAGGATGGCTTTGCTAGCAGTAGCACACCTCGTGTTGATTGGAAAGAGGAATTCAAGAAAGCATATGTAG GTAATTCTTTGGGGAGAAACACATATGGAAGGGGATACTGCAAACACTGTGACACAATAGTTTCCTTTAGTACCTTGAGATGTCCGAATGATCATGGTagaaataaaaacacacaaaTCAAGCCTCTGTCAATCAACCAG GTTGTTGAATATGTGTTAAATGGAGCGTCAGAATTGATTTATTCTTCAGATAGTGAAACTGATTCAGATGAAGATGTGATTTCTGAGTTTTGGGCTCTTCCAAAGTACTTAGGCAGCAGTGGAGCGAACTGA